The following proteins come from a genomic window of Nocardiopsis sp. YSL2:
- a CDS encoding TrkA family potassium uptake protein, whose amino-acid sequence MHIVIMGCGRVGSTLAHTLVDLGHTVAVIDQDPEAFRRLRGSVSKHGIRGVGHDREVLLAAGIDRAGAFAAVSNGDNSNIISARVAREAFGVENVVARIYDPRRAEVYQRLGIPTVATVRWTADAVLRRMVPGDGRLTAGPEWQDASGTLAMTELALPEDWSGRTVDELEGHAALRVVYLARQGRIVLAGPGTPLERGDVLHVVGHGRDLEDTVGGLNGDNGTGRG is encoded by the coding sequence GTGCACATCGTGATCATGGGGTGCGGCCGGGTGGGGTCCACCCTGGCGCACACACTGGTGGACCTCGGGCACACCGTGGCGGTGATCGACCAGGACCCGGAGGCGTTCCGTCGGTTGCGGGGCTCGGTGTCCAAGCACGGGATCCGCGGTGTGGGGCACGACCGCGAGGTCCTGCTGGCCGCCGGTATCGACCGCGCCGGCGCCTTCGCCGCGGTCAGCAACGGTGACAACTCCAACATCATCTCCGCCCGGGTGGCCCGGGAGGCCTTCGGTGTGGAGAACGTGGTCGCGCGGATCTACGACCCGCGGCGCGCCGAGGTGTACCAGCGGCTGGGCATTCCGACGGTGGCCACCGTGCGGTGGACCGCCGATGCCGTCCTGCGCCGCATGGTGCCCGGTGACGGCCGCCTGACCGCCGGCCCCGAGTGGCAGGACGCCTCCGGCACCCTGGCCATGACGGAGCTGGCCCTGCCCGAGGACTGGTCCGGGCGGACCGTGGACGAGCTGGAGGGGCACGCGGCCCTGCGGGTGGTGTACCTGGCCCGGCAGGGCCGGATCGTGCTCGCGGGCCCGGGAACGCCCCTGGAGCGCGGCGACGTCCTGCACGTGGTCGGCCACGGGCGCGACCTGGAGGACACGGTGGGCGGTCTGAACGGCGACAACGGAACGGGGCGTGGTTGA
- a CDS encoding TrkA family potassium uptake protein, whose translation MVEVRIAIAGAGSVGRSIATELAGNGHDVLLIDRDTRAIGVDDLPQVEWLLADACELATLEDARLGGFDVVIAASSDDKVNLVVSLLAKTEFAVPRVIARINDPVNEWLFNESWGVDLAVSPPRLIADLVEGAADEDLDDEGTLPPLPGAEIAESVLHAASPFVGGPERDLTRALPEGVALVAVLGSGGVRPPDPEQTLSVGATVVFLAEQEALGSLERVLGPVDGEDDSEG comes from the coding sequence GTGGTTGAGGTGCGGATCGCCATCGCGGGAGCCGGGAGCGTGGGACGCTCCATCGCCACGGAGCTGGCGGGCAACGGCCACGACGTCCTGCTCATCGACCGCGACACGCGCGCGATCGGGGTCGACGACCTGCCACAGGTGGAGTGGCTGCTCGCCGACGCCTGTGAACTGGCCACGCTGGAGGACGCCCGGCTCGGCGGCTTCGACGTGGTCATCGCGGCCAGCAGTGACGACAAGGTGAACCTGGTGGTCTCCCTGCTGGCCAAGACCGAGTTCGCCGTGCCGCGGGTGATCGCCCGCATCAACGACCCCGTCAACGAGTGGCTTTTCAACGAGTCCTGGGGGGTGGACCTGGCGGTCTCCCCGCCGCGGCTGATCGCGGACCTGGTCGAGGGCGCCGCGGACGAGGACCTCGACGACGAGGGGACGCTGCCCCCGCTGCCCGGGGCCGAGATCGCCGAGTCGGTCCTGCACGCCGCCAGCCCGTTCGTGGGCGGCCCGGAGCGGGACCTGACGCGTGCGCTGCCCGAGGGGGTGGCCCTGGTCGCCGTCCTGGGATCGGGCGGGGTGCGCCCGCCCGATCCCGAGCAGACGCTGTCGGTGGGCGCCACGGTGGTGTTCCTGGCCGAGCAGGAGGCCCTCGGCTCGTTGGAGCGCGTCCTCGGCCCGGTCGACGGCGAGGACGACTCGGAGGGCTGA
- a CDS encoding DUF3159 domain-containing protein has protein sequence MTEQQRDAGEGAPAEDGAGAPKVTEGTVEALVRAQLAKALGGKRGMVEAAIPTLTFTISYIVSSELRLSIYAGVAAALLLGAVRLVQRSSVQYVITSLLGIGLAAFFAMRSGNAADAFLPGIYYNAIYSVVLTISVLVRWPAIGLMIGPFIGHKEDFTSWRADPAVVRLASRLTWLLVLPCVIRVLVQYPLWLADHYEWADTFALLGFSKVAMGWPLQVAAFAAMVWVLARGRTPLAADHGARSQQDGPQED, from the coding sequence ATGACTGAGCAGCAGCGGGACGCCGGCGAGGGCGCCCCCGCCGAGGACGGGGCCGGAGCCCCGAAGGTCACCGAGGGCACCGTCGAAGCGCTGGTCCGGGCCCAGTTGGCCAAGGCGCTGGGCGGCAAACGCGGCATGGTCGAGGCCGCGATCCCCACACTGACCTTCACGATCTCCTACATCGTCAGCTCCGAGCTGCGCCTGTCGATCTACGCCGGTGTGGCCGCGGCCCTGCTGCTCGGTGCGGTCCGGCTCGTCCAGCGCTCCTCCGTGCAGTACGTGATCACCAGCCTGCTGGGCATCGGCCTCGCCGCGTTCTTCGCCATGCGCAGCGGCAACGCCGCCGACGCCTTCCTGCCGGGCATCTACTACAACGCGATCTACTCGGTGGTGCTCACGATCTCGGTCCTCGTGCGATGGCCGGCGATCGGACTGATGATCGGCCCGTTCATCGGGCACAAGGAGGACTTCACCTCCTGGCGGGCCGACCCGGCCGTGGTCAGGCTGGCCTCCCGGCTCACCTGGCTGCTGGTGCTGCCGTGCGTGATCCGGGTGCTGGTGCAGTACCCGCTCTGGCTCGCCGACCACTACGAGTGGGCCGACACCTTCGCGCTGCTCGGCTTCTCCAAGGTGGCCATGGGCTGGCCCCTGCAAGTCGCCGCCTTCGCCGCCATGGTGTGGGTGCTGGCCCGGGGCCGCACCCCCCTGGCCGCCGACCACGGAGCCCGGTCGCAGCAGGACGGGCCGCAGGAGGACTGA